DNA from Polaribacter sp. NJDZ03:
GAATCCAGTTATTTACATCCTCAGAATTATTAAAAGCTGTAAAAACCTCGTCTACAGACTTATCTATAGACACTTCTGCGGTATACGTTGTTTCTTTTACAATTAAACCTGTTAGTAAAAAAATCACTATAAAGGTAGAGATGATTATTAATATTACTTTTATTGTTTTCATTTTATAAATTTATATTTCCTCCTATTTCTAATATAACCAACTCTTTATTTTTTGCTGTAAATTTAGATTTTGCTTCATTAACATCTATTTCTATTGGTGGAAAAGTATTAAAATGACAGCCTATTACTTTGGTACACTCCACTAAATCACTTGCAATAATTGCATCTTCAACTCCCATTGTAAACGTATCTCCAATAGGAAAAATAGCCGCATCAAGTTTTGTTGTTAAAGGGATTAATTTCATATCCATGGTAACAGCAGTATCTCCTGCAACATATACGTTTTTATCTTTAGATGAAATAACAAAACCACCTGGCTCACCGCCATACGTGCCGTCTACAAAAGAAGAAGTATGAATTGCATTTACGTATTTGGCAGAAAATTGCTCCGTTTTAAAAGTTCCACCATGATTTAATGGATGTATCTTTAAATCTTTTGCGCC
Protein-coding regions in this window:
- a CDS encoding metal-dependent hydrolase, which produces MKIKYLGHSCFSIEINKVTILIDPFISGNALASHIDISNLKADFILLTHAHQDHVLDVEVIAERTKAVIVSNYEIAMYYGAKDLKIHPLNHGGTFKTEQFSAKYVNAIHTSSFVDGTYGGEPGGFVISSKDKNVYVAGDTAVTMDMKLIPLTTKLDAAIFPIGDTFTMGVEDAIIASDLVECTKVIGCHFNTFPPIEIDVNEAKSKFTAKNKELVILEIGGNINL